The following are from one region of the Aspergillus luchuensis IFO 4308 DNA, chromosome 4, nearly complete sequence genome:
- a CDS encoding mannitol dehydrogenase family protein (COG:C;~EggNog:ENOG410PFKP;~InterPro:IPR013118,IPR036291,IPR000669,IPR013131, IPR008927,IPR013328;~PFAM:PF01232,PF08125;~go_function: GO:0003824 - catalytic activity [Evidence IEA];~go_function: GO:0016491 - oxidoreductase activity [Evidence IEA];~go_process: GO:0055114 - oxidation-reduction process [Evidence IEA]), giving the protein MGPLKLNTANLSQIVAAGAGRVKVPTYRRGPALKEGIVHVGVGGFHRAHLAVYVDQLMQNHGVTDYAICGVGLQPFDSAMRDALGSQDNLYTVIERSAKGSFANVIGSINSYLFAPDDREAVIAKMAHPDTRIVSLTITESGYYYNENTHELQSEHPDIQFDLDPANEKAPRTTFGFLYAALARRHQQGLMPFTVMSCDNMQKNGSITRHMLESFARLRNPEVAQWITDKGAFPNAMVDRITPQTSPADKESLANTMGIEDSWPVVTEPFMQWVIEDQFSDGRPPFEKVGVQVVKDVHAVEEFEKHKLRLLNGSHSAIGYPGQMAGFSYVHEVLENPDFNKFVWQMMQEEVKPSLPEIPGVNIDEYCKTLMERFSNPTIMDQLPRICLNASGKIPQFIMPSIAEAIWVNGPLRRLAFVAAAWFRYINGVDDKGNTFAVEDPMREELQAKARAGGTKPSELLSITSLFGDDLRNDKRFMQEITNAMEDIARDGILKTLPKYIN; this is encoded by the coding sequence ATGGGTCCCCTCAAGCTTAACACCGCGAATTTGTCGCAAATCGTGGCGGCAGGTGCCGGCCGCGTTAAGGTCCCGACTTACCGGCGCGGTCCTGCCCTCAAGGAAGGAATTGTCCATGTCGGCGTGGGCGGTTTCCATCGCGCGCACCTGGCGGTCTACGTTGACCAGCTGATGCAGAACCATGGCGTGACAGACTACGCTATCTGCGGTGTTGGTCTTCAGCCCTTCGATTCCGCTATGCGTGATGCCCTGGGCTCCCAGGACAACCTCTACACCGTCATTGAACGTTCGGCCAAGGGCAGCTTTGCCAATGTCATTGGCAGCATCAATTCTTACCTCTTTGCTCCTGATGATCGCGAAGCCGTCATTGCTAAGATGGCGCACCCGGATACCCGCATCGTGTCTCTCACCATCACTGAGAGCGGTTACTACTACAACGAGAACACCCACGAGCTCCAGAGTGAGCACCCGGACATTCAATTCGACTTGGACCCGGCCAACGAAAAGGCCCCCCGTACTACCTTCGGTTTCCTCTACGCTGCCCTCGCCCGCCGTCACCAACAAGGTCTCATGCCCTTCACCGTCATGTCCTGCGATAACATGCAGAAGAATGGTTCCATCACCCGTCACATGCTCGAGTCTTTCGCCCGGCTCCGCAACCCCGAAGTCGCTCAATGGATTACTGATAAAGGTGCTTTCCCTAACGCTATGGTCGACCGTATTACTCCTCAGACGTCTCCCGCCGATAAGGAGTCTCTCGCGAACACCATGGGTATTGAGGACTCTTGGCCTGTCGTCACCGAACCGTTCATGCAGTGGGTCATTGAAGATCAGTTCTCCGACGGCCGTCCGCCCTTCGAGAAGGTCGGCGTCCAAGTGGTCAAGGACGTGCACGCGGTCGAAGAGTTCGAGAAGCACAAGCTCCGTCTTCTGAACGGCAGTCACTCCGCCATTGGATACCCTGGTCAGATGGCAGGCTTCAGCTACGTCCACGAGGTCTTGGAAAACCCGGATTTCAACAAGTTCGTCTGGCAGATGATGCAGGAAGAGGTCAAACCGTCCTTGCCTGAGATTCCCGGTGTCAACATCGATGAGTACTGCAAGACCCTCATGGAACGTTTctccaaccccaccatcatggACCAGCTGCCCCGTATCTGTCTCAACGCATCCGGCAAGATCCCCCAGTTCATCATGCCCTCGATTGCCGAGGCTATCTGGGTGAACGGCCCCCTCCGCCGTCTGGCCTTCGTCGCTGCTGCTTGGTTCCGCTACATCAATGGTGTTGATGACAAGGGTAACACCTTCGCCGTCGAGGACCCTATGCGTGAGGAGCTCCAGGCCAAGGCCCGTGCTGGTGGTACTAAGCCCTCCGAGCTGCTGAGCATCACGAGTCTGTTCGGTGACGATCTGCGTAACGACAAGCGCTTCATGCAGGAGATCACCAATGCTATGGAGGACATTGCTCGGGACGGCATCTTGAAGACGCTTCCCAAGTACATTAATTAG
- a CDS encoding hydrophobin family protein (COG:O;~EggNog:ENOG410Q20D;~InterPro:IPR001338;~SECRETED:SignalP(1-21);~go_component: GO:0009277 - fungal-type cell wall [Evidence IEA];~go_function: GO:0005199 - structural constituent of cell wall [Evidence IEA]) — protein sequence MQFTLTKVLAFALAVATGVSAGAVADSQAIKKQTEGKCDIGNVSCCNPTNVDKSDGFLTNLLEWGVIGSLVNGQGTACAPVSLIDELGILALVKDTPDGPVCENVIACCPGEGAQCVAIGDGSGSGSGYSD from the exons ATGCAGTTCACTCTCACCAAAGTTCTTGCCTTCGCCCTCGCGGTGGCCACCGGCGTTTCTGCTGGCGCTGTCGCTGATTCCCAGGCCATCAAGAAACAGACTGAGGGCAAGTGCGACATTGGCAACGTGTCTTGCTGCAACCCAACCAACGTCGACAAGTCTGATGGCTTCCTTACCAACCTGCTCGAGTGGGGTGTTATTGGCAGTCTGGTCAATGGTCAGGGAACCGCTTGCGCTCCGGTCAGCCTCATTGATGAGCTTGGTATTCTGG CCCTCGTCAAGGATACCCCTGATGGACCGGTCTGCGAGAATGTCATTGCTTGCTGCCCTGGTGAGGGTGCTCAG TGTGTCGCCATCGGTGacggctctggctctggctccggcTACAGCGACTAA